From the Chanodichthys erythropterus isolate Z2021 chromosome 9, ASM2448905v1, whole genome shotgun sequence genome, the window tACCCAAAAGGTCTGGGAACCCGGGAGGAGACAAAGTCTGACCTAGTTTTATTTTCTCTCCCTTTTTCACATTCAGTATCCGTTCTCTCTCAGAGTGCAATCGGTGATACAAAGAAACCTCCACACAATATTGTCCTTGTTTATCCATCTTTTAATTTGTCATTTCAGGCACCCCTGCTATCAAAAGGCTCATTTTAAGCACGTTACTCAACAATCCTGTCCCCTGGCAACAATGTCCATGGCCTTAAAACAAGTCTTCAACAAGGACAGAACATTCCGGCCCAAGCGCAAGTTTGAGCCTGGAACGCAGCGCTTTGAGCTGCACAAGAAAGCACAGGCATCTCTAAATGCCGGTCTGGATCTGAAGCAGGCGGTACAGCTGCCGCATGGCGAAGACCTCAATGATTGGGTGGCCGTTCACGTGGTGGACTTCTTTAACCGCATCAACCTCATCTACGGCACCATCAATGACTCCTGCACAGACCAGACCTGCCCCGTTATGTCCGGTGGGCCAAAGTACGAGTACCGCTGGCAGGACGAACAGAAGTACAAGAAGCCCACTGCTCTCCCAGCACCCAAATACATGAGCCTGCTAATGGACTGGATTGAAGTCCAGATCAACAATGAACAGATCTTCCCCACTAATGTTGGTAAGGACCACATGATCCAAAACACTCTTTGTTGTCGACCAACATTTCCTTGATTTGTTGGGTGCGTTTAGTTGTTAATCAGTTTTAAAGCCCAAAACATCCTTCAGTTTTTACATGTATGCAAGGGTCCGTGTACAGTGCACGTGACATGAATTTTGTCACCAGAATAGTATGCGCGCCactcgattttttttttaaccatgtgTACTTTGTGCATGCAGGTCGCACATGCACATTGAATTGA encodes:
- the mob3a gene encoding MOB kinase activator 3A; amino-acid sequence: MSMALKQVFNKDRTFRPKRKFEPGTQRFELHKKAQASLNAGLDLKQAVQLPHGEDLNDWVAVHVVDFFNRINLIYGTINDSCTDQTCPVMSGGPKYEYRWQDEQKYKKPTALPAPKYMSLLMDWIEVQINNEQIFPTNVGTPFPKTFMQVAKKILSRLFRVFVHVYIHHFDCVSQMGAEAHVNTCYKHFYYFVTEFNLIDHKELEPLKEMTSRMCH